The Saccharothrix variisporea genome has a segment encoding these proteins:
- a CDS encoding non-reducing end alpha-L-arabinofuranosidase family hydrolase, translating to MLSTRRFASRRATLAAAALAPIAAVSVLTAVSAPASAAPGCSVAYTASQWQGGFTANVAITNVGDAVNGWTLTWSYPAGQKVTQAWNADVAQSGTQVTAKNVSYNASIPTGGKVEFGFNGSWTGSNPAPESFSLNGTPCTGGVVPTSTTTTVTTTTDSHPPTGSLPSSFRWNSSGILISPKPDATHANVAVKDPSVVYYNGKYHVFASTYTNGYNLMYTSFTDWSQASSAPHYYLDTTAIGSGYKAAPQVFYFAPQRLWYLVYQTGDNASYSTTTDISNPSSWSAPKNFYAGGMPQIIRDNIGNGYWVDFWMICDSAKCYLFSSDDNGHLYRSETTLGQFPNGFTNTVIALRDADKNRLFEASNVYKIAGKDQWLLVHEAIGTDGRRYFRSWTAPAITGPWTGLADTEANPFARHNNVTFPGGAWTRDISHGEVVRTNVDQTMEISPCKLSYLYQGLDPNAGGEYNRLPWRLGLLTQTNSTC from the coding sequence ATGCTTTCGACACGACGCTTCGCGTCGAGGCGGGCGACACTGGCGGCGGCGGCACTCGCGCCGATCGCGGCGGTGTCCGTGCTGACCGCGGTGTCCGCGCCGGCTTCGGCGGCACCGGGCTGCTCGGTCGCGTACACCGCATCGCAGTGGCAGGGCGGGTTCACCGCGAACGTGGCCATCACCAACGTCGGCGACGCGGTCAACGGGTGGACGCTGACGTGGTCGTACCCGGCCGGCCAGAAGGTGACGCAGGCGTGGAACGCCGACGTGGCGCAGAGCGGCACGCAGGTGACGGCCAAGAACGTCTCCTACAACGCGAGCATCCCCACCGGCGGCAAGGTCGAGTTCGGCTTCAACGGGTCGTGGACCGGCAGCAACCCGGCGCCGGAGAGCTTCAGCCTCAACGGAACCCCGTGCACCGGAGGGGTGGTCCCCACGAGCACCACGACGACCGTCACGACCACGACGGACAGCCACCCGCCCACCGGCAGCCTGCCGTCGAGCTTCCGCTGGAACTCCAGCGGCATCCTGATCAGCCCCAAGCCCGACGCCACGCACGCCAACGTCGCGGTCAAGGACCCCAGCGTCGTCTACTACAACGGCAAGTACCACGTGTTCGCCTCGACGTACACCAACGGCTACAACCTGATGTACACGAGCTTCACCGACTGGTCGCAGGCCTCCTCGGCACCGCACTACTACCTGGACACCACGGCCATCGGCAGCGGGTACAAGGCTGCGCCGCAGGTCTTCTACTTCGCGCCGCAACGGCTGTGGTACCTGGTCTACCAGACCGGTGACAACGCGTCCTACTCCACGACCACCGACATCTCCAACCCGTCGTCGTGGTCCGCGCCGAAGAACTTCTACGCCGGCGGCATGCCCCAGATCATCCGGGACAACATCGGCAACGGCTACTGGGTCGACTTCTGGATGATCTGCGACAGCGCCAAGTGCTACCTGTTCTCCTCGGACGACAACGGCCACCTGTACCGGTCGGAGACCACGCTGGGCCAGTTCCCCAACGGGTTCACCAACACGGTGATCGCGTTGCGGGACGCCGACAAGAACCGCCTGTTCGAGGCGTCCAACGTGTACAAGATCGCCGGCAAGGACCAGTGGCTGCTGGTGCACGAGGCCATCGGCACCGACGGCCGCCGCTACTTCCGCTCCTGGACCGCGCCCGCCATCACCGGCCCGTGGACCGGCCTGGCCGACACCGAGGCCAACCCGTTCGCCCGGCACAACAACGTGACGTTCCCGGGCGGGGCGTGGACGCGGGACATCAGCCACGGCGAGGTGGTGCGGACCAACGTCGACCAGACGATGGAGATCAGCCCGTGCAAGCTGAGCTACCTCTACCAGGGCCTGGACCCGAACGCCGGCGGTGAGTACAACCGCCTGCCCTGGCGCCTGGGCCTGCTGACCCAGACCAACTCGACCTGCTGA
- a CDS encoding cellulose binding domain-containing protein, with protein sequence MSRYRLFGPAAVLVAGALAATAVLAGVGAASSSTAQVGTLATSAGCGKAPTLRSGTQNITTSGKNRQYILRIPDGYDNTRPYRLIFGFHWLGGTMNDVATGGSSGASWAYYGMQQQSNNSAILVAPQGFSNGWANSGGEDVVFTDDILKRIESDLCVDTSLRFAMGFSYGGGMSYSLACSRANVFRAVVVYSGAQLSGCAGGTQPIAYFGIHGISDNVLNISQGRALRDTFVRNNGCAAQSPREPSSGSRTHITTAYSCRAGYPVQWAAFDGGHTPGPVDGCSCDDGTRTWTKGEAWKFISQFEGGTSPTSTTTSTTTTTTTTTTTTTTTTGNPPGDGCKVTDTINAWNNGLTSEIVVTNTGSTAISGWSLVFTLPGGQTITSGWNASYSPTSGQVTARNVSYNGEIAPNGSVSIGFQATHTGNTGKPTSFTLNGAACTIA encoded by the coding sequence ATGTCGAGGTACAGACTCTTCGGGCCGGCCGCGGTCCTGGTGGCCGGTGCACTGGCCGCCACCGCCGTGCTCGCCGGCGTCGGCGCGGCCTCCTCGTCCACGGCGCAGGTCGGCACGCTCGCCACGAGCGCCGGCTGCGGCAAGGCGCCCACGCTGCGGAGCGGGACCCAGAACATCACCACCAGCGGCAAGAACCGCCAGTACATCCTGCGCATCCCCGACGGCTACGACAACACCCGGCCGTACCGGCTGATCTTCGGTTTCCACTGGCTCGGCGGCACCATGAACGACGTCGCCACGGGTGGCAGCAGCGGTGCGTCCTGGGCGTACTACGGGATGCAACAGCAGTCCAACAACAGCGCGATCCTCGTTGCGCCGCAAGGGTTCAGCAACGGGTGGGCGAACTCCGGCGGCGAGGACGTCGTGTTCACCGACGACATCCTCAAGCGCATCGAGAGCGACCTGTGCGTGGACACCAGCCTGCGGTTCGCCATGGGCTTCAGCTACGGCGGCGGGATGAGCTACTCGCTGGCCTGCTCGCGGGCGAACGTGTTCCGCGCGGTGGTGGTGTACTCGGGTGCCCAGCTGAGCGGGTGTGCCGGTGGTACGCAGCCGATCGCGTACTTCGGCATCCACGGGATCTCGGACAACGTCCTGAACATCTCGCAGGGCCGTGCGTTGCGCGACACGTTCGTGCGCAACAACGGGTGCGCGGCGCAGAGTCCGCGTGAGCCCAGCAGCGGCAGCCGGACGCACATCACCACGGCGTACTCGTGCCGGGCCGGGTACCCGGTCCAGTGGGCGGCGTTCGACGGTGGCCACACGCCGGGTCCGGTCGACGGTTGCTCGTGCGACGACGGCACTCGGACGTGGACGAAGGGGGAGGCGTGGAAGTTCATCTCCCAGTTCGAGGGCGGCACGTCCCCGACGAGCACCACCACCTCCACCACGACGACGACCACCACCACCACCACGACCACCACGACGACCACTGGCAACCCGCCCGGTGACGGCTGCAAGGTGACCGACACCATCAACGCGTGGAACAACGGCCTCACGTCGGAGATCGTCGTGACCAACACCGGCAGCACGGCCATCAGCGGGTGGTCGCTGGTGTTCACCCTGCCGGGTGGGCAGACCATCACCAGCGGGTGGAACGCCTCCTACTCGCCCACGTCCGGCCAGGTGACGGCCAGGAACGTGAGCTACAACGGCGAGATCGCCCCGAATGGCTCGGTCAGCATCGGCTTCCAGGCGACGCACACGGGCAACACCGGCAAGCCGACGTCCTTCACGCTCAACGGCGCGGCCTGCACGATCGCGTGA
- a CDS encoding phytanoyl-CoA dioxygenase family protein encodes METTSNLLSSVLMARFAAQGFLRFDSVVPDDLNAVAMDAMRDGVPDVPYGVPLSKAFPPDSFAHRLVTLPVVAGALRSLVGPEPTVDHIAVHVREPHEGSAQPLHGDAIIDTRRDAFDVQLMYYPHEVTADMGGTLLVPGSHLRLTNESDTGRYQNLRGQIRLTCPAGTVLFLHHGIWHGGRRNDSAQRRYMFKTRFNPTTPQVRLWDTADLDDPAVRAELTTTFPWYEFATGRLEVYNRIKLWRTLTGDDTFDIDYWATRVSNRPGRTA; translated from the coding sequence ATGGAAACCACCAGCAACCTGCTCTCCTCGGTGCTGATGGCACGCTTCGCGGCACAGGGGTTCCTCCGCTTCGACTCCGTCGTCCCGGACGACCTCAACGCCGTGGCGATGGACGCCATGCGAGACGGCGTCCCGGACGTGCCCTACGGAGTACCGCTGAGCAAGGCGTTCCCACCCGACAGCTTCGCCCACCGCCTGGTCACCCTCCCGGTCGTGGCGGGGGCGCTGCGCAGCCTCGTCGGGCCGGAGCCCACCGTCGACCACATCGCCGTCCACGTGCGCGAACCCCACGAGGGCAGCGCGCAACCCCTGCACGGCGACGCGATCATCGACACCCGGCGCGACGCGTTCGACGTGCAGCTCATGTACTACCCGCACGAGGTCACCGCGGACATGGGCGGCACGCTGCTGGTCCCCGGCAGCCACCTGCGCCTGACCAACGAGAGCGACACCGGCCGCTACCAGAACCTGCGCGGCCAGATCCGCCTGACCTGCCCCGCCGGCACGGTCCTGTTCCTGCACCACGGCATCTGGCACGGCGGCCGGCGCAACGACTCCGCACAGCGCCGCTACATGTTCAAGACCCGGTTCAACCCCACCACACCGCAGGTCCGCCTGTGGGACACCGCCGACCTCGACGACCCCGCCGTCCGCGCCGAACTGACCACGACGTTCCCGTGGTACGAGTTCGCGACCGGGCGACTGGAGGTCTACAACCGGATCAAGCTGTGGCGGACGCTGACCGGCGACGACACCTTCGACATCGACTACTGGGCGACCAGGGTGAGCAACCGTCCGGGGAGGACCGCGTGA
- a CDS encoding extracellular catalytic domain type 1 short-chain-length polyhydroxyalkanoate depolymerase translates to MKVRTSVVFAAVASLAVAGLVTAVPSASAATLTEVTNFGNNPGGMRMHVYVPDARPANPGVVVAMHGCGGSGPGFYSGSEFAAQADRHGFIVIYPSAQQQAGFGNCFDTWSDAAKRRDGGSDPVSIISMINYVKQRYAADGNRVYATGSSSGGMMTNHMLALYPDVFKAGAAFMGVPFNCFANAADYPPGSSKCTGGGGANRTPQQWGDAVRQAYPGYTGPRPRVQLWHGTNDTLVPYALLQEEIEQWTNVFGLSQTPSSTDTPQSGWNRRRYNDSAGTTQVEAYSIQGAGHSLPGAGMAAQAIAFFGLDKPPTSTTTSTSTTTSTTTSTTTSSTTTTTTTTTPPPGACQVTSTVNAWNTGLTENLTITNTSATTINGWSLTFTLPSGQTITSGWNATYTPTSGQVTAKNVNYNAALPPNTPTTIGFQANHTGNTAKATTFSLNGTPCTTN, encoded by the coding sequence ATGAAGGTCAGAACGAGCGTGGTGTTCGCCGCGGTGGCGTCGCTGGCCGTGGCCGGCCTGGTCACCGCGGTGCCCTCGGCCTCGGCGGCGACGCTGACCGAGGTCACCAACTTCGGGAACAACCCCGGCGGGATGCGGATGCACGTCTACGTGCCCGACGCACGTCCCGCCAACCCCGGTGTCGTGGTCGCCATGCACGGCTGCGGCGGCTCGGGTCCCGGGTTCTACTCGGGCAGCGAGTTCGCCGCCCAGGCCGACCGACACGGCTTCATCGTCATCTACCCCAGCGCCCAGCAGCAGGCGGGTTTCGGGAACTGCTTCGACACCTGGTCCGACGCCGCCAAGCGCCGGGACGGCGGCAGCGATCCCGTCTCCATCATCTCGATGATCAACTACGTCAAGCAGCGCTACGCGGCCGACGGGAACCGGGTCTACGCCACGGGTTCGTCCTCCGGCGGCATGATGACCAACCACATGCTGGCCCTGTACCCGGACGTCTTCAAGGCGGGCGCCGCGTTCATGGGCGTCCCGTTCAACTGCTTCGCCAACGCCGCCGACTACCCACCCGGCAGCAGCAAGTGCACGGGAGGCGGGGGTGCGAACCGCACACCCCAGCAGTGGGGCGACGCGGTCCGCCAGGCCTACCCCGGCTACACCGGTCCCCGTCCTCGGGTCCAGCTCTGGCACGGCACCAACGACACCCTGGTCCCCTACGCGTTGCTGCAAGAAGAGATCGAGCAGTGGACCAACGTCTTCGGGTTGAGCCAGACGCCCAGCTCCACCGACACCCCGCAATCGGGGTGGAACCGCCGCCGCTACAACGACAGCGCGGGGACGACGCAGGTGGAGGCGTACAGCATCCAGGGTGCCGGTCACTCCCTTCCCGGCGCGGGTATGGCGGCACAGGCCATCGCCTTCTTCGGGCTGGACAAGCCGCCCACATCTACGACCACCAGCACTAGCACCACGACTAGCACTACGACTAGCACTACGACTAGTTCGACAACGACGACGACCACCACCACCACGCCGCCGCCCGGTGCCTGCCAGGTCACCAGCACGGTGAACGCCTGGAACACCGGGCTGACAGAGAACCTCACCATCACCAACACGAGCGCGACGACGATCAACGGCTGGTCCTTGACCTTCACCCTCCCGAGCGGCCAGACCATCACGTCCGGCTGGAACGCCACCTACACGCCGACCTCGGGCCAGGTGACGGCGAAGAACGTCAACTACAACGCCGCCCTGCCGCCGAACACCCCCACCACCATCGGCTTCCAGGCGAACCACACCGGGAACACGGCGAAGGCAACGACCTTCAGCCTCAACGGCACACCCTGCACCACGAACTGA
- a CDS encoding PaaX family transcriptional regulator yields MTSPYDIEEIFPDDVRLPRRQSGGSPQGVAVTLLADYTLRARAWLPSAAIVALLGEAGVSHAGARATISRLARRGVLEGSRQGRASSYRLTEAAAAVLSAGGRVLFAPAPDVDWDECWTLIAFSLPQGDVVGRRELRGKLRWLGCAPLYDGLWISPHDLTEEAGPHFAGLASGAVTVFRARHVALGESIGRDPVEAWDTAAIAERYDAFIRRWGSLRDRLGRISGAEAVRTRTEVMDTYRRLPVLDPGLPRPLLPADWPREPARELFAAIYDGLAGPAEDHVRAVAGPLPGVHAHTVADLVAGVWP; encoded by the coding sequence GTGACCAGCCCGTACGACATCGAAGAGATCTTCCCGGACGACGTTCGGCTCCCGCGCCGGCAGAGCGGCGGCTCGCCGCAGGGGGTGGCGGTGACGCTGCTGGCGGACTACACCCTGCGCGCCCGCGCCTGGCTGCCCTCGGCGGCGATCGTGGCGCTGCTCGGCGAGGCCGGCGTGAGCCACGCCGGGGCGCGCGCCACGATCAGCCGGCTCGCTCGGCGCGGGGTGCTGGAGGGGAGCAGGCAGGGGCGGGCCAGTTCGTACCGGTTGACCGAGGCCGCCGCGGCGGTGTTGTCGGCGGGCGGTCGGGTGTTGTTCGCGCCCGCGCCCGACGTCGACTGGGACGAGTGCTGGACGTTGATCGCCTTCTCGCTGCCCCAGGGGGACGTGGTGGGGCGGCGCGAGTTGCGGGGCAAGTTGCGGTGGTTGGGGTGCGCCCCGCTCTACGACGGGCTGTGGATCTCGCCGCACGACCTGACCGAGGAGGCCGGGCCGCACTTCGCCGGGCTCGCCTCCGGCGCGGTGACGGTGTTCCGGGCCCGGCACGTCGCGCTGGGGGAGTCGATCGGGCGGGATCCGGTGGAGGCGTGGGACACGGCGGCCATCGCCGAGCGGTACGACGCCTTCATCCGGCGGTGGGGGTCGCTGCGGGACCGGCTGGGGCGGATCAGCGGGGCGGAGGCCGTCCGGACCCGGACCGAGGTGATGGACACCTACCGGCGGTTGCCGGTGCTGGACCCGGGGTTGCCGCGTCCGTTGCTGCCGGCGGACTGGCCGCGGGAGCCCGCGCGGGAGTTGTTCGCCGCGATCTACGACGGGTTGGCGGGGCCGGCGGAGGACCACGTGCGGGCGGTGGCGGGTCCTCTGCCGGGGGTCCACGCCCACACGGTGGCGGACCTGGTGGCCGGGGTGTGGCCCTAG
- a CDS encoding AraC family transcriptional regulator, which yields MAVRLDSPPVVANLGVAVHGVASRRDEFLLPELWQLHLYGYTAELTVEGTTHAIRPGHVSLVPPGARVSYRYQGRSEHLYVHLRLAVKGDARTVPVVQPAGAETPLLTSLLRHAITVAHTEPAMATAEVWTVLWRVAHLAASGTGHGAVAAAVAHIEANLAEPLTVPGIAAVAGVSHNHLTRLFRAETGLTVVAYVRRRRLERARHLLRASTLPIPAVAAAVGFDDLQAFNKACRRELGASPRAVRAGAPSRN from the coding sequence GTGGCGGTCCGTCTCGATTCGCCGCCGGTCGTGGCGAACCTGGGTGTCGCGGTGCACGGCGTGGCCAGCCGCCGGGACGAGTTCCTGCTGCCCGAGCTGTGGCAACTGCACCTCTACGGCTACACCGCCGAGCTGACCGTCGAGGGCACCACGCACGCCATCCGCCCGGGACACGTGAGCCTCGTCCCGCCGGGAGCCCGGGTGTCCTACCGCTACCAAGGCCGGTCCGAGCACCTCTACGTCCACCTGCGCCTCGCCGTCAAAGGAGACGCTCGCACGGTTCCGGTCGTGCAACCCGCCGGAGCCGAAACGCCGCTGCTCACCAGCCTCCTGCGGCACGCCATCACGGTCGCGCACACCGAACCCGCGATGGCGACGGCCGAGGTGTGGACGGTGCTGTGGCGGGTCGCCCACCTCGCCGCCTCCGGCACGGGGCACGGCGCGGTGGCCGCCGCCGTCGCGCACATCGAGGCCAACCTCGCCGAACCACTGACCGTGCCCGGGATCGCCGCCGTGGCCGGGGTGTCGCACAACCACCTGACCAGGCTGTTCCGCGCCGAGACCGGGCTGACCGTCGTGGCCTACGTGCGCCGCAGGCGGTTGGAGCGGGCCCGGCACCTGCTGCGCGCCTCGACCCTGCCCATCCCGGCGGTCGCGGCGGCGGTGGGGTTCGACGACCTCCAGGCGTTCAACAAGGCCTGCCGCCGGGAACTGGGCGCCTCGCCGCGCGCCGTGCGGGCCGGAGCGCCAAGCCGAAACTGA
- a CDS encoding alpha-galactosidase — MTRFQWGNDVLAAEFALTEDGVLRLERLGAPGESHPEYHEAAPAPITAVTATGHGRNWSGNRWIHSAIGERLRHKDHYSTHKDGLSTLTVRLHDPETGLVAEVVYRLADGVPVLRAEVLLRNEGRIPLHLEAVASLAVGCLTEALEDADLLWADNDWLAECRWQRRPLRETSPALDGRVRTGNGRGAFVLAGQGAWASGGKLPMGGLTDRRSGRTWLWQVEHNGGGWRWECGEREHAAYLALFGPSESLHAWRHTLEPGAEFRTVPVALAFSADGPDGAFAALTEHRRATRRPHPDHERLPVIFNDYMNCLMGDPTTAKLLPLVDAAAEAGAEYFVIDAGWYADEAENWWNTVGAWEPSRTRFPGARGIHEVLDHIRDLGMVPGLWLEPEVVGTGSAVANALPDEAFFRRNGVRVVEAGRYHLDLRHPAARAHLDRVVDRLVAEWGVGYLKLDHNVDPGPGTSAHPGESPGAGLLGHHRAHLDWLDGVLDRYPRLVVENCASGGMRMDHALLSRLQVQSTSDQENLVHYAPIAAAAPTAVTPEQGAVWAYPRGEDTLDEVAFTMASALLGRVHLSGRITELDPEARALVHEAVAVYKAIRADLPVALPSWPLGLPAWDDPWVALALRTPSTTYVTAWRRGGEPTTTLQLPHLVGVDARVNVLYPSTSPAAVEWHADRAALSLTLPAAPSAVLVRLER, encoded by the coding sequence GTGACGCGTTTCCAGTGGGGCAACGACGTCCTGGCCGCCGAGTTCGCCCTGACCGAGGACGGCGTCCTCCGGTTGGAGCGGCTCGGCGCGCCGGGCGAGTCCCACCCCGAGTACCACGAAGCCGCGCCGGCCCCGATCACGGCCGTCACGGCGACGGGCCACGGCCGGAACTGGTCGGGCAACCGCTGGATCCACTCCGCGATCGGCGAGCGGTTGCGCCACAAGGACCACTACTCGACGCACAAGGACGGCCTGAGCACCCTGACCGTCCGGCTGCACGACCCGGAGACGGGCCTGGTCGCGGAGGTGGTCTACCGCCTGGCGGACGGCGTCCCCGTGCTGCGCGCGGAAGTCCTGCTGCGCAACGAAGGCCGGATCCCGCTGCACCTGGAGGCGGTCGCCTCGCTCGCGGTCGGCTGCCTCACCGAGGCCCTGGAGGACGCCGACCTGCTGTGGGCGGACAACGACTGGCTCGCCGAGTGCCGGTGGCAGCGCCGACCGCTGCGCGAGACCTCGCCCGCCCTCGACGGGCGGGTGCGCACCGGCAACGGCCGGGGCGCGTTCGTGCTGGCCGGTCAGGGCGCCTGGGCCAGTGGCGGCAAGCTGCCGATGGGCGGCCTGACCGACCGCCGCTCCGGCCGCACGTGGCTGTGGCAGGTCGAGCACAACGGCGGCGGCTGGCGCTGGGAGTGCGGCGAGCGCGAGCACGCCGCCTACCTGGCGCTGTTCGGCCCGTCCGAGAGCCTGCACGCCTGGCGCCACACCCTCGAACCCGGCGCGGAGTTCCGGACCGTGCCCGTGGCCCTCGCGTTCAGCGCAGACGGACCGGACGGCGCTTTCGCCGCCCTGACCGAGCACCGCCGCGCCACCCGCCGGCCGCACCCCGACCACGAGCGCCTGCCCGTGATCTTCAACGACTACATGAACTGCCTGATGGGCGACCCCACCACCGCCAAGCTGCTGCCGCTGGTCGACGCGGCGGCCGAGGCGGGCGCGGAGTACTTCGTCATCGACGCCGGCTGGTACGCCGACGAAGCGGAGAACTGGTGGAACACGGTCGGTGCGTGGGAACCGTCGCGCACCCGCTTCCCGGGCGCGCGGGGCATCCACGAGGTGCTCGACCACATCCGGGACCTGGGCATGGTGCCCGGCCTGTGGCTGGAGCCCGAGGTCGTCGGCACGGGCAGCGCCGTCGCGAACGCGCTGCCCGACGAGGCCTTCTTCCGCCGCAACGGCGTGCGGGTCGTGGAGGCCGGCCGCTACCACCTCGACCTGCGCCACCCCGCCGCCCGCGCGCACCTGGACCGGGTGGTGGACCGCCTGGTCGCCGAGTGGGGCGTGGGCTACCTCAAGCTGGACCACAACGTCGACCCGGGACCGGGCACCAGCGCCCACCCCGGCGAGAGCCCCGGCGCGGGCCTGCTCGGCCACCACCGCGCCCACCTGGACTGGCTGGACGGCGTCCTGGACCGCTACCCGCGGCTGGTGGTGGAGAACTGCGCCTCGGGCGGGATGCGGATGGACCACGCCCTGTTGTCCCGCTTGCAGGTCCAGTCCACCAGCGACCAGGAGAACCTCGTCCACTACGCGCCCATCGCCGCCGCCGCGCCGACCGCGGTGACGCCGGAGCAGGGCGCGGTCTGGGCGTACCCGCGCGGGGAGGACACGCTCGACGAGGTCGCGTTCACGATGGCTTCCGCGCTGTTGGGCCGCGTGCACCTGTCGGGACGCATCACCGAACTCGACCCCGAAGCGCGCGCGCTCGTTCATGAAGCCGTGGCGGTGTACAAGGCGATCCGCGCAGACCTGCCGGTTGCGCTGCCGTCCTGGCCGCTCGGTCTTCCGGCGTGGGACGACCCGTGGGTCGCCTTGGCCTTGCGCACGCCGTCCACCACCTACGTCACGGCGTGGCGTCGCGGCGGCGAGCCGACGACGACGCTGCAGCTGCCGCACCTGGTCGGCGTGGACGCGCGGGTGAACGTGCTCTACCCGAGCACCAGCCCGGCCGCCGTGGAGTGGCACGCGGACCGCGCCGCACTGTCGTTGACCCTGCCCGCGGCGCCGTCTGCCGTGCTGGTGCGCCTGGAGCGGTGA
- a CDS encoding cellulose binding domain-containing protein: protein MHRSRLAAAAALTAALTAAVTIGGAPAQAAVGCKVDYQVTNQWQGGFTANVQIANLGDAVNGWRLTWSFGGGQAVTASWGGTATQSGAQVSVANASWNGSLGSGASTSFGFNANGSTTPVPTDFALNGTSCTGAPAPADPLAKAHTAGRVTKDARYSWPGVYFEGRVRGTGVGVVLDDSANDYDVQVDGSTVATLVTPGKTTYWVNNLANAEHRVRLVKRTESTWTSGQFGGFVAATGGQVLDKPVARTRQVEFIGDSLTVGYGNLSTTRDCSTNGGVTRNTNTDISYGALTAKSLNADYQVNAFSGLGMVRNYNGGSPGTNYRTYYDRALLNVEGDVWPVPSTWRPQLVVIGLGTNDFSTAINPGEPWTPESLLAAYKSAYQGFLDKLRTRYGTGTTILVSAHGSGTLPNAARQVVADRNAQGDSKVRFWGYEGSLDLLGCDWHFSARDHRVLSGSLVDYVSRLGLAW, encoded by the coding sequence GTGCACCGGTCAAGGTTGGCGGCAGCCGCCGCCCTCACCGCCGCGCTGACCGCGGCCGTCACGATCGGCGGCGCTCCGGCCCAGGCCGCCGTGGGGTGCAAGGTCGACTACCAGGTGACCAACCAGTGGCAAGGCGGGTTCACCGCCAACGTGCAGATCGCCAACCTCGGCGACGCCGTCAACGGCTGGCGCCTGACGTGGTCGTTCGGCGGCGGCCAGGCGGTCACCGCGTCGTGGGGCGGCACCGCGACCCAGTCCGGCGCGCAGGTCTCGGTGGCCAACGCGAGCTGGAACGGGTCGCTGGGCAGCGGGGCGTCCACCAGCTTCGGCTTCAACGCCAACGGCTCGACCACCCCCGTGCCCACCGACTTCGCGCTCAACGGCACGTCCTGCACCGGCGCGCCCGCCCCCGCGGACCCGCTGGCCAAGGCCCACACCGCGGGCCGCGTCACCAAGGACGCCCGCTACTCGTGGCCCGGCGTCTACTTCGAGGGCCGCGTGCGCGGCACCGGCGTCGGCGTCGTGCTGGACGACTCGGCCAACGACTACGACGTGCAGGTCGACGGCTCGACCGTGGCCACCCTGGTCACCCCGGGCAAGACCACGTACTGGGTGAACAACCTCGCCAACGCCGAGCACCGCGTCCGGCTGGTCAAGCGGACCGAGAGCACGTGGACGTCCGGCCAGTTCGGCGGGTTCGTCGCCGCGACCGGCGGGCAGGTGCTGGACAAGCCGGTCGCCCGCACCCGGCAGGTCGAGTTCATCGGCGACTCGCTGACCGTGGGCTACGGCAACCTGTCCACCACCCGCGACTGCTCCACCAACGGCGGCGTCACCCGCAACACCAACACCGACATCAGCTACGGGGCCCTGACCGCGAAGTCGCTCAACGCCGACTACCAGGTCAACGCGTTCTCCGGCCTGGGCATGGTGCGCAACTACAACGGCGGCTCGCCCGGCACCAACTACCGCACCTACTACGACCGGGCGCTGCTCAACGTCGAGGGCGACGTGTGGCCGGTGCCCAGCACCTGGCGGCCCCAGCTGGTCGTCATCGGCCTGGGCACCAACGACTTCTCCACCGCGATCAACCCGGGCGAGCCGTGGACCCCGGAGAGCCTGCTCGCCGCCTACAAGTCCGCCTACCAGGGCTTCCTGGACAAGCTGCGCACCCGCTACGGCACCGGCACGACCATCCTGGTCAGCGCCCACGGCAGCGGGACGCTGCCCAACGCGGCCCGACAGGTCGTGGCGGACCGGAACGCCCAGGGCGACAGCAAGGTCCGCTTCTGGGGCTACGAGGGCTCGCTGGACCTGCTCGGCTGCGACTGGCACTTCTCCGCGCGCGACCACCGGGTGCTGTCGGGCTCGCTGGTGGACTACGTCTCCCGGCTCGGGCTGGCGTGGTGA